The sequence ACTTGCTTGCCCGGGTGCAGGAAGAGTTCTGCCTTAGCCGGAACGCGGAATTCTACCACGAGGCCCACGCGCTTGAGGAAGCTCTGCACCAGGCCCTTGAAGGCGGCAAAGTCAATCTGTGCGGGCTTGTCGTTGAGCGGGTTCACGTCGAAGGAGCCTGCAATCGTGAGGGCGACCAAGTTCGATTCGTCGAAGCCCGGATCGCGTACATCCTTGCGGTCGCGCTTGAACTGGCCCTTGGCAACTTCGAACAGACGAACGGAACCGGGGCGGTTCTTTTCGTTTTCGGCAACGCTCTTGAGCAAGTTCGGAAGGAGGCTGGTCGGAACCACGCCGAGTTCATCGGAAAGAGGGTTGAGGAGCGCTGCGGGCTTGCTGCGGCGGTCATCATTTTCGGCGCCGAACAGAGCTTCGGTGCGGGCCTTGCTCGTAAAGCGGAGGCTCAAGCATTCGTGCAGACCCATTGCAGACAAGGTCTTGCGGATCTTACGGTTCAGGACTTCAATCGGCGGAAGTTCGTTCGGCTGCATCTTGAAGCTCGGCAGCGTGTACGGGATGTTGTCGAAACCGATAAGGCGGGCGACTTCTTCAATGAGGTCGACTTCGCGTTCGAGGTCGGGGCGGTAGCCCGGAATCTTGAAGGTGATAGATTCGGCATCCTTCTTCACGACTTCGAGGGCGATACCCGTGAGGTACTTTTCGATGTCTGCTGCGGCAATCTTCATGCCGATGACCTTTTCGGCGCGTGCCGTACGGAGCGTGACTTCGTTCAAATTCTTCTTGTGGTCGTCGCCGGTGTATTCGACGGAGCCCTTGAGAATGCGGCCACCCGCGACTTCCTGAATCATGGCGCAGGCGTAGCGGCTGTATTCGTCTTGGGTAGTAAAGTCAATTTCGCGTTCGAAGCGGTAGCTGGAATCCGTCGAGATGCAGAGGCGCTTGGCCTGCTTGCGGACGATGGTCGGGTTGAACCAGGCGCTTTCGAGGAACACATTCTTGGTGGCATCGACAATTTCGGATTCAACGCCGCCCATCACGCCGGCTACGCAAGCCGGACGGTCACCATCGCAAATCACGAGGTCGCTTTCCAAAAGTTCATGAGCGGTGTGGTCGATGGTTTCAATCTTTTCGCCCTTGGCGGCGCGGCGGACCTTAATCTTGTTGCCGTGCAACTGGTCCATGTCGAAACTGTGGAGCGGCTGGCCCACGTCCATCAGAATGAAGTTCGTGATGTCGACCACGTTGTTGATGCTGTTCATGCCCACGGCATGCAAAAGCTTGGCGAGCCAAGCCGGAGACTTTTCGACCTTTACGTCCTTGATGACGCGACCCACGTAACGGGAGCAACCGCAACCCGGAACCACTTCGAGGCTGATAGCAGAGCTAGCGGCTTCGGAATCTTCCTTGAGTTCGTAAGCGAGCGGCTTGAGCGGACGGCCGAACTTGGCGGCGAGTTCGCGGGCCACGCCACGGTGGCTGAGGGCGTCCGGACGGTTCGGGGTCACGTTCAGTTCAAAGCAGACGTCGTAGAGGCCGAGGCTCACGAATGGGGTGCCTGCAGGAATGCTGTCATCGAGAACCATGATACCGGCGTGGTCGTCGCTGAGGCCGATTTCGTCTTCGGCGCAAATCATACCGAAACTTTCGACGCCGCGAATCTTGGACTTCTTCATCTTGAGCATGGTGCCGTCGGGGAGCGGAAGTTCTGCACCAATCGGGGCGAGCACCACGGTCTGGCCGGCGGCCACGTTCGGGGCGCCGCAAACAACCTGGATGGTTTCTTTGCCGTTATTGACGGTCGTAATGTGCAAGTGGTCGCTATCCGGATGGGGTTCGCAGGTAAGAACCTTTGCCACAACGAGCTTTTCATAAACCTTGCCCGGTTCTTCGGTACCTTCGACTTCCAAGCCGATGGAGGTCAATGCCTTTGCAACTTCTTCCGCATTTTCCGGAAGATCCACATGACGTCTGAGCCAATTCAAAGAAACTTTCATCGTATTATCCTTTATGACACGAATAATGCCGCGGTTTTATGGGGTCGCTGCAAAATACGTGCCTGCTTAAATTTTCGCAGGTAAATGTAGAAAATATGGTTAGGCTTTTACCGGGAAAAGCCGCGATGCAGGGGCTTTAGCTGGTTTATCACCGATTGCAGTTCCTTAGGGAGCGGGCAATCGAGTACGATTTTATCGCCGTGCCAGGTGAATTCCAGGCGGCAACTGTGCAAGAAAAGGCGGTGTAGTCCGAGCTGCTTTTTGACTTCGCGGTTGAGGGCGAAATCGCCATAGCGGGTGTCGCCGAGGAGCGGGTGCCCGATGCTTGCGAAGTGGGCGCGAATTTGGTGCATGCGGCCTGTTTCAAGCTTGATTTTTACGAGGTCGTAGCCTTCGTAATGCTGCTTGACGCGGTAGTGGGTGACTGCCTTTTGGGCGTCCTTGCCGGTTTCGCCGACCTTCATTTTACTTCCCTTGGCGGCATCGGTGCGGGTGAGTGTTTCGTTGATGGTGCCTTTGTCTTTTTTGAGGTTCCCTTTGACGAGGGCGAAGTAGAATTTGTCGACTTCGTGTTCGCGGATCATGCGCGTGAGTTCACGGAGGGTGTCGCCGTGGAGGGCCGCAATAATCATGCCCGAAGTTTCCTGGTCAAGGCGGTGGGCGATGGTGGGTTTGAAGTCAAGCCCTTCGCGGCGTCCCCATTCCCACAAGTATTCTACAAGGCTCTCACCGGGTTTGGTTCCCGAACCGG is a genomic window of Fibrobacter sp. UWT2 containing:
- the pheT gene encoding phenylalanine--tRNA ligase subunit beta gives rise to the protein MKVSLNWLRRHVDLPENAEEVAKALTSIGLEVEGTEEPGKVYEKLVVAKVLTCEPHPDSDHLHITTVNNGKETIQVVCGAPNVAAGQTVVLAPIGAELPLPDGTMLKMKKSKIRGVESFGMICAEDEIGLSDDHAGIMVLDDSIPAGTPFVSLGLYDVCFELNVTPNRPDALSHRGVARELAAKFGRPLKPLAYELKEDSEAASSAISLEVVPGCGCSRYVGRVIKDVKVEKSPAWLAKLLHAVGMNSINNVVDITNFILMDVGQPLHSFDMDQLHGNKIKVRRAAKGEKIETIDHTAHELLESDLVICDGDRPACVAGVMGGVESEIVDATKNVFLESAWFNPTIVRKQAKRLCISTDSSYRFEREIDFTTQDEYSRYACAMIQEVAGGRILKGSVEYTGDDHKKNLNEVTLRTARAEKVIGMKIAAADIEKYLTGIALEVVKKDAESITFKIPGYRPDLEREVDLIEEVARLIGFDNIPYTLPSFKMQPNELPPIEVLNRKIRKTLSAMGLHECLSLRFTSKARTEALFGAENDDRRSKPAALLNPLSDELGVVPTSLLPNLLKSVAENEKNRPGSVRLFEVAKGQFKRDRKDVRDPGFDESNLVALTIAGSFDVNPLNDKPAQIDFAAFKGLVQSFLKRVGLVVEFRVPAKAELFLHPGKQVEVLADGMVLGTMGELHPTAMAAFDIGYTTYVMELDMDKMEHATHKKIVFEPFSRQVPSSRDISIEVEKTMTHEQILARIKGLNPKNLAKITLKSIYEGDKIEAGKKNMVYSLTYQAMDRTLTDDEVNKAHNKLRDKLVANGDIVLR
- a CDS encoding RluA family pseudouridine synthase translates to MITRVIDRNFANMRLDRFLRKAFPDESLSVFFAVIRKKKVRVNGVVGKANQMLQEGDTVCIYENFKSVDADSQGATNVIQFPASQSEEAKSNTGFAKAKSTWGKATSPSEKQSGWGASELDIVIQTEDYVVINKPSGLASQPGSGTKPGESLVEYLWEWGRREGLDFKPTIAHRLDQETSGMIIAALHGDTLRELTRMIREHEVDKFYFALVKGNLKKDKGTINETLTRTDAAKGSKMKVGETGKDAQKAVTHYRVKQHYEGYDLVKIKLETGRMHQIRAHFASIGHPLLGDTRYGDFALNREVKKQLGLHRLFLHSCRLEFTWHGDKIVLDCPLPKELQSVINQLKPLHRGFSR